TATCTTCAAGTAGCCCCTCCCCTTGATGACGTACACCTCCCTGCTGCCACCCATCTCGGACTCACGCCAGTCAGCAGGCAGTACAATACGGCCCTGTGAATCAACCTTTCTAACCTCCACCCTAACCTTCATCCTCCCACTTAAACCAGTATCTACCAGTTTATAGTTTACCAATACTTCACGTTTCCTACCTAAAGGACTATCAGTGTAAAGCTCTAGCTCTACGCAGAAACCACCTCACCGAGTAGAGAAGGCCAAGTTCAACCGCTTGGATCGAAGAACCTTCAGCTTTGATGCTTAACTAAAGGCTCTATACCCTAACGTAACTCTTACCTAAAATACTTCTTTTCCTTGACTTACGAAACTTGGGGTTAAGCTTCTGCGCAGCGTAGTCGGCTAAGAGCTGGTGATCCACTCCTTAATCCTCCTTGACGGCTTCTCAATCCTCAGGGCGGCCTCCCTAACCCTATCCATGTCCCGGCTCTGAAGCTTTGCCTCTTCTCTCGTGACGACCTCGCTCATGGTTCTTCGCACAAACTCGCATCAGATATTGCAGCCATGTATAATTTCTACTGGTTATTTTATGTATGCCACTCTTGTGAGCGCTTTCGGCTCCACAATTGCATGCAGGCTTGAGCAGGATGAAGCTGTATTGGGCTCGTGGATGTAGTATGAAACACGAGCTCTCATGTCGTGAAGGTTTTCGGAGAAGCTTCGGGGATGGCAGTTTCTACTCGGGGTTCAGGGCTCTCGCGCAATTGCAGATACCCTTTTAATTATTAATTCGAGTTAATTTTCTGAGGCTAAGTAATGCTTATATGAGGTGTTGACGCGCGATAATTGGGCTTATGGGTAGGGTGACGACGATTACGGTTTCTGCAGAGACGAAGGAGCTGCTCGAGAGGTTGAAGGGGGGTAAGACGTGGGAGGAGTTCCTGCGCGGCTTAGCGGAGATGATGCTGAGGGAGAGGAGGGAGCGGGTTAGGAAGAGGTTGGGCGAGCTCCTTGAGGCGGAGTTCGAGGAAGTCAGGGTGAGGGGGTGGGCTCGCGGGTACTAGTGGACACGGACTACCTGATCGACTACGTCAGAGGACGGGTGGAGCTGCCGGAGGGGCGGTGGTTCATCTCGGAGATCACGCTCTACGAGTTCACTCGAGGTACTAGAGATCCTGCTGAGGCGAAGAAGCTTCTCGAGGAGGAGTTCACCGTGATCTACCACGACAACGAGATCATCGAGAGAGCGGCGGAAATCTGGAGGCGGCTGCGCAGCGCTGGCCTCCTGGTGGACGATAGAGACCTCTTAGTTGCTGCGGTAGCGATAGTTAAGAAGCTGCCCCTGCTCACGAGGAACACTAAGCATTTTGAGCGCTTCAAATCCTTCGGCCTGGAACTACACCCCGGCGCAGAGCCCCCGGAAGTCGGGAGAGTAGAGTAGTTGACGGCCCCTAGCAACCGGCTGAAGCGCTGCAGCCAGCTCTTCTAGCGGAGCGCTACGGTTCGACCTTGAACCAGTACTCTGGAGCTTCTTTAAAGAAGAGCCGCGTAGAGCGAAATCGCCCGTGTGAGGTTAACTGGCTCGCGGTAGGACAGAGGGGTATCGCGGTGCGCACCCGCGATAGAGGTTTCGGTTACAGAATCAGAGGGGTCTGGTATGCCTCGAACTCTGATGAAACCATCTAAACAGCGTTGCAGGTGTGTGGGTGGCGCTGTCCGGTAGCTCCACTGTTGTGGAAAACGAGCTTCTTCAAGGCGTGCAACCGGCGGCGGAGAGGGCTTTCCTGAAGAGGCGAAGTGTCCCGGTTTGCCCAGGAGCTCGTTAGCCCCAACCACCGCGCTATTGAACACGCCGAGCTTGGTGGGGGTGGAGCCGCTGACATCAGCTTCGCTGGAGCTCCTATAAGCGCGTACGCGTCTGCTCTTGCAACCGGTTCCCGATCTAGCGCTTGTACCTCCCGTACTTGAGCCACGCCTGCTTCATCGCGTTCAGGTTCTCGGGTGGGAACTTCATGCTGTGGCCTGGGGCGAGCACGACGCCGCCTTCGCGCCCCAGCTCTGCGACCGCTTTGACCTCCCTGTCCACGTCCGCTGGAGTGCCTAGGTCGAGGGTTCGCGCGCTGACGCCTCCCCACAGCGCCAGCCTTCGAGCGAACACTCTCTTCACTTTCGGCCAGTTGTTGCACTCGGGCTGTATGTTGACGACGTCGACCCCCATCTCTGCGAGGTCGGGCAGGAGGTCCTCGACGCGGCCGTCGCTGTGCTGGTAGACGATGAGCCCGTACTGCTTGGCCACCTTGTAGAGCTTAGCTTGCCAGGGCTTGATGAACTCCCTCCACCAGCGAACCGGGAAGAGGAGCCTATCGTTCATCCCCCAATCGTCCCCGTAGAGGACCATCTCCACTCCAGCTTCCTCAGCCAGCCTACGGGTGAGCCCAACCTTCACTTCAGCTATCCTCTCGATGAGCCTCTTGACGGCGTCGGGGTACCTGTAGGACCAGACGAACAGCCTCTCCATACCCACCAGCAGCCAAGCCCTTTCGAACAAACCCCACCCGTTGTCGCCGGCCAACAAAACCACCCTCCTATCGGCCTCCCTCGCGATCCTAAGGGCTTCGCGAAGGTCTGCGCGCTCGGGGGAGGGGAACGGGTAGTCGTCGATCGCCTCCGGGTCCCTTAACGGGTGAAACTTGGGGAAGCTGCCTGACCGCTCGTCGCGGAGCACCCAGACAACCCCCCAAGCGTCCCTCCCCTCCAGGCAGTGCTCCACCAGCCCGTGGCTCACAACGACAAGGGAGCCGTCGAACATTGGGCAGGGGAGCCACTCAGGCTCCTCGTGCCTCAAGGCTGCGAGAAGGTTCTCCCTCGGGGAAGCCAAGAGTTCCACCACCTTCTGGGCATTTGGCGGTAAATCCGCTTTACGCTACCACCTCGAGCGGTTCGGATATGCTCGTGCCGCTGGTGAACAGTGCATCCCGGTCAACGCGCGGAATCCGAGCGGGTGCTGGATAGTGCCTGCCATTGGCAGCTCCCTGGATCGTTGCGCCGCGAGCGCTCTTGAGCTGGAGATGGGGTTACGCGAGCGACTCTTAAGGAGCCTATGTTAAGC
The Thermofilaceae archaeon DNA segment above includes these coding regions:
- a CDS encoding type II toxin-antitoxin system VapC family toxin, giving the protein MGSRVLVDTDYLIDYVRGRVELPEGRWFISEITLYEFTRGTRDPAEAKKLLEEEFTVIYHDNEIIERAAEIWRRLRSAGLLVDDRDLLVAAVAIVKKLPLLTRNTKHFERFKSFGLELHPGAEPPEVGRVE
- a CDS encoding uroporphyrinogen decarboxylase family protein codes for the protein MASPRENLLAALRHEEPEWLPCPMFDGSLVVVSHGLVEHCLEGRDAWGVVWVLRDERSGSFPKFHPLRDPEAIDDYPFPSPERADLREALRIAREADRRVVLLAGDNGWGLFERAWLLVGMERLFVWSYRYPDAVKRLIERIAEVKVGLTRRLAEEAGVEMVLYGDDWGMNDRLLFPVRWWREFIKPWQAKLYKVAKQYGLIVYQHSDGRVEDLLPDLAEMGVDVVNIQPECNNWPKVKRVFARRLALWGGVSARTLDLGTPADVDREVKAVAELGREGGVVLAPGHSMKFPPENLNAMKQAWLKYGRYKR